From one Macaca nemestrina isolate mMacNem1 chromosome 3, mMacNem.hap1, whole genome shotgun sequence genomic stretch:
- the LOC105466570 gene encoding ADP/ATP translocase 1 isoform X2 yields MPANRSVLRKPSFFSCPLPLSLPCLSSVTHPPLHQVQHASKQISAEKQYKGIIDCVVRIPKEQGFLSFWRGNLANVIRYFPTQALNFAFKDKYKQLFLGGVDRHKQFWRYFAGNLASGGAAGATSLCFVYPLDFARTRLAADVGKGAAQREFHGLGDCIIKIFKSDGLRGLYQGFNVSVQGIIIYRAAYFGVYDTAKGMLPDPKNVHIFVSWMIAQSVTAVAGLVSYPFDTVRRRMMMQSGRKGADIMYTGTVDCWRKIAKDEGAKAFFKGAWSNVLRGMGGAFVLVLYDEIKKYV; encoded by the exons CAGATCAGTGCTGAGAAAACCTTCTTTTTTCTCCTGTCCTCttcccctgtccctgccctgcctGTCCTCTGTCACCCACCCTCCCCTCCACCAGGTCCAGCATGCCAGCAAACAGATCAGTGCTGAGAAGCAGTACAAAGGGATCATTGATTGTGTGGTGAGAATCCCCAAGGAGCAGGGCTTTCTCTCCTTCTGGAGGGGTAACCTGGCCAACGTGATCCGTTACTTCCCCACCCAAGCTCTCAACTTCGCCTTCAAGGACAAGTACAAGCAGCTCTTCTTAGGGGGTGTGGATCGGCATAAGCAGTTCTGGCGCTACTTTGCTGGTaacctggcatctggtggggccGCTGGGGCCACCTCCCTTTGCTTTGTCTACCCGCTGGACTTTGCTAGGACCAGGTTGGCTGCCGACGTGGGCAAGGGTGCCGCCCAGCGTGAGTTCCATGGTCTGGGCGACTGTATCATCAAGATCTTCAAGTCTGATGGCCTGAGGGGTCTCTACCAAGGTTTCAACGTCTCTGTCCAAGGCATCATTATCTACAGAGCTGCCTACTTCGGAGTCTATGATACTGCCAAGG GGATGCTGCCTGACCCCAAGAACGTGCACATTTTTGTGAGCTGGATGATTGCCCAGAGTGTGACGGCAGTCGCAGGGCTGGTGTCCTACCCCTTCGACACTGTTCGTCGTAGGATGATGATGCAGTCCGGCCGGAAAGGGG CTGATATTATGTACACGGGGACAGTTGACTGCTGGAGGAAGATTGCAAAAGATGAAGGAGCCAAGGCCTTCTTCAAAGGTGCCTGGTCCAATGTGTTGAGAGGCATGGGTGGTGCTTTTGTATTGGTGTTGTATGATGAGATCAAAAAGTATGTCTAA